From a region of the Pseudomonadaceae bacterium SI-3 genome:
- a CDS encoding ergothioneine biosynthesis protein EgtB — protein MGNLAQQPKQQPVLADMDHLLQRFQQVRATSEAICAPLQIEDYVIQSMPDVSPPKWHLAHISWFFEAFLLKPCLPGYKPLNAAYDHLFNSYYETHSTPFPRVQRGLISRPGVEDVYRFRQHVDRAMGELLTHPPQQHAAEIMHRVELGLQHEQQHQELLLMDIKHILAQNPLHPVYRSDLKPAPARHNDRVRWHSYAGGVRHIGHAGSGFAFDCETPRHRQFVEDFQLADRLVSNREYLSFIADGGYARSELWLSDGWAHIRQHGWNAPLYWHREDGGWCEMTLAGLQPLDLEAPVCHISFYEADAYARWADARLPTEAEWEVAATDQPRRGNFLESDHLQPVCASVPHEGPAQLFGDVWEWTASAYRPYPGFHPLEGSLGEYNGKFMSGQMVLRGGCCATPESHIRATYRNFFQPAMRWQFAGLRLAREL, from the coding sequence ATGGGTAACCTGGCACAACAGCCGAAACAGCAACCGGTCCTGGCCGATATGGATCACCTGCTGCAGCGTTTCCAGCAAGTTCGCGCCACCAGTGAAGCAATTTGTGCACCGCTGCAGATCGAAGACTACGTCATCCAGAGCATGCCCGACGTCAGCCCGCCGAAATGGCACCTGGCGCATATCAGCTGGTTTTTCGAGGCATTTCTGCTCAAGCCTTGTCTGCCAGGCTACAAGCCACTGAATGCGGCTTACGACCACCTGTTCAATTCCTACTATGAAACCCACAGCACGCCGTTCCCACGGGTTCAGCGTGGGCTGATCTCGCGCCCTGGCGTAGAGGACGTCTACCGGTTCCGCCAGCATGTCGACCGGGCAATGGGCGAGCTGCTGACCCATCCGCCACAACAGCACGCCGCCGAAATCATGCACCGGGTCGAGCTGGGCTTGCAGCACGAGCAGCAGCATCAGGAATTGCTGTTGATGGACATCAAGCACATCCTTGCGCAGAACCCGCTGCACCCTGTCTATCGCAGCGACTTGAAACCTGCACCCGCACGGCATAACGACCGTGTTCGCTGGCACAGCTATGCCGGTGGCGTGCGTCATATCGGCCATGCTGGTAGTGGCTTCGCCTTTGACTGCGAGACGCCGCGACACCGCCAATTCGTCGAAGATTTTCAGCTGGCCGACCGCTTGGTCAGCAACCGCGAGTACCTGTCGTTCATCGCAGACGGCGGCTATGCGCGAAGCGAACTCTGGTTATCCGATGGCTGGGCGCATATCCGCCAGCACGGCTGGAACGCCCCGCTGTATTGGCATCGTGAGGACGGCGGCTGGTGCGAAATGACACTTGCCGGATTACAGCCACTGGACCTCGAAGCGCCCGTCTGCCACATCAGCTTCTATGAAGCGGACGCTTATGCACGCTGGGCCGACGCCAGGCTGCCCACGGAAGCCGAATGGGAGGTCGCCGCCACCGACCAGCCACGGCGCGGTAACTTTCTGGAAAGCGACCATCTGCAACCTGTTTGTGCCAGCGTGCCGCATGAGGGGCCGGCACAGTTGTTCGGTGATGTCTGGGAATGGACCGCCAGTGCCTATCGGCCCTACCCCGGCTTCCATCCGCTGGAAGGCAGCCTGGGCGAATACAACGGCAAGTTCATGTCCGGTCAGATGGTCTTGCGCGGCGGTTGTTGCGCCACTCCTGAGTCGCACATCCGCGCCACCTACCGCAACTTTTTTCAGCCGGCGATGCGCTGGCAATTCGCCGGGCTGCGCCTGGCCAGGGAGCTATGA
- the egtD gene encoding L-histidine N(alpha)-methyltransferase: MALAVHFHDQTQPTHDSSLRDEALEGFAASPKHISPKFFYDRRGSELFEQICLQPEYYVTRTEEKILAKAANEILEIAGPQTDLIELGSGASRKVRLLLEGLRPVSYLGIDISEDFLLTSTQRLAADYPWLEVHAACADFSDELKLPDDFTLHHPLVFFPGSSIGNFTPLEARKLLGHLHAILPPGGGLLIGVDLVKDRSVLEAAYNDRAHVTAAFNLNLLQRIRNELESDIDPSRFTHRAFFNEQDSRIEMHLVSREAQDVMIEGQRFHFDAGESLHTENSYKYTLQSFADLANSAGFDCSGQWTDAQDLFSVHYLQRRP, encoded by the coding sequence ATGGCACTAGCCGTACACTTTCATGACCAGACGCAGCCGACCCACGACAGCTCCCTGCGCGACGAGGCACTGGAAGGTTTCGCTGCATCGCCGAAACACATCTCGCCGAAGTTTTTCTACGACCGACGCGGCTCGGAGCTGTTCGAGCAGATCTGTCTGCAGCCCGAGTACTACGTGACCCGCACCGAGGAAAAGATCCTCGCCAAGGCGGCAAACGAGATACTGGAAATTGCCGGCCCACAGACCGATCTGATCGAGCTGGGCAGCGGTGCCAGCCGCAAGGTACGCCTGCTGCTCGAGGGGCTGCGGCCGGTCAGTTACCTTGGCATCGATATTTCTGAAGACTTCCTGCTCACGAGTACCCAGCGCCTCGCCGCAGACTATCCCTGGCTCGAAGTGCATGCAGCCTGCGCAGATTTTTCAGACGAGCTGAAACTGCCGGATGATTTCACCTTGCATCATCCGCTGGTGTTTTTCCCGGGCTCGAGCATTGGCAATTTCACCCCGCTGGAAGCGCGCAAACTGCTCGGGCATCTGCATGCAATCCTGCCACCGGGCGGTGGCCTGTTGATTGGCGTCGATCTGGTCAAGGACCGCAGCGTCCTGGAGGCGGCTTATAACGATCGCGCCCACGTCACGGCCGCGTTCAACCTCAACCTATTGCAGCGCATCCGCAACGAGCTCGAAAGTGATATTGACCCGTCGCGTTTTACCCACCGGGCGTTTTTCAACGAGCAGGACTCGCGGATAGAGATGCACCTGGTCAGCCGTGAGGCGCAGGACGTGATGATCGAGGGCCAGCGGTTCCATTTCGATGCGGGTGAAAGCCTGCATACCGAGAACTCCTACAAATACACCTTGCAGTCGTTTGCCGACCTGGCCAATAGCGCAGGCTTCGACTGCAGCGGCCAATGGACCGACGCTCAGGATTTGTTCAGCGTGCACTACCTGCAACGTCGTCCATGA
- a CDS encoding peptidase S8 and S53 subtilisin kexin sedolisin codes for MRLITQYVSALTFALGLGSAAAEEQPLRLKDLQRCGDLFSTEQLTFCLRSEGVAKADLQVMLGGKPVETAQQQNGRLRLTLNRKDHQSGPLWLEQGDRHSNPVWLTLNGSHVVPASPDEVAKNMDGLTTYVDLVSLIIEEDHDGLEESRRLAKKYGAEVVGAIAPLNTYQLRLPAKNLTERDALVLRLGSETSVDAVVIEESGAEEPLEEDTQTKPRNSEWVANRFLDAVDFYLHRLPGQKPSIKTHPVRIGIIERDVDFDSPEFAAYLGSCDPAKPRTCVYARDAESPADHGTSVTGILAARSVDPGDNGFLSALEPTSSGFEVIVERNSDAGITANVAASVNLVEDGVRVLNWSWGIHRVGTLDVDGEKIDSLVRSGVAMSGYEELLEEFFLWLRREHPDVLVVNSAGNGSAHSGQDDYRLPSSFITDQLLVVGAHQRDFGKNVPVDHPDYVTKRPSSNIDMRVDITASACTRAATLELGKRGEVHCGTSYATPMVTGVVGAMLSINPALEPAQLRELLRRSALTIGRNSDFEAVEADDLTAPILPSERSYQLDNQDIGRSARLDMRKALELTVDSLQQVR; via the coding sequence ATGAGGCTCATCACCCAATACGTATCCGCCCTCACCTTTGCGCTTGGCCTTGGCAGCGCCGCTGCTGAGGAACAGCCGCTGCGACTCAAAGACCTTCAGCGCTGCGGCGACCTGTTTTCCACCGAGCAGCTAACGTTCTGCCTGCGCAGCGAAGGCGTGGCCAAGGCGGATCTGCAAGTGATGCTAGGCGGCAAACCCGTCGAAACCGCTCAGCAACAGAATGGGCGACTCCGCCTGACACTGAACCGAAAGGATCACCAGAGCGGTCCGCTCTGGCTGGAGCAAGGCGATCGCCACAGCAATCCTGTCTGGCTCACCCTCAACGGTAGCCACGTCGTGCCGGCGAGCCCGGACGAAGTAGCCAAGAACATGGATGGCCTGACCACCTACGTGGACCTGGTCAGCCTGATCATCGAAGAGGATCACGACGGACTGGAGGAATCGCGGCGCCTGGCGAAGAAGTATGGCGCCGAAGTGGTTGGCGCCATTGCCCCACTCAATACCTATCAGCTGCGGTTGCCGGCCAAGAACCTGACCGAGCGCGACGCGCTGGTGCTGCGCCTGGGTAGCGAAACGAGCGTGGATGCGGTGGTTATCGAGGAATCCGGTGCCGAGGAGCCGCTGGAAGAAGACACGCAAACCAAGCCTCGCAACAGTGAGTGGGTGGCCAACCGCTTTCTCGATGCCGTGGATTTCTATTTGCATCGGTTGCCCGGCCAGAAACCCTCGATCAAGACCCATCCGGTGCGGATTGGCATCATCGAGCGCGACGTCGACTTCGATTCGCCCGAATTCGCGGCCTACCTGGGCAGCTGCGACCCAGCCAAGCCACGCACCTGCGTCTACGCGCGTGATGCCGAGTCTCCTGCGGATCACGGCACCAGCGTCACCGGCATCCTCGCGGCACGAAGCGTCGACCCAGGCGACAACGGCTTCCTTAGCGCCCTGGAACCGACCAGCTCCGGCTTCGAGGTGATCGTCGAGCGCAACTCGGATGCAGGCATCACCGCCAACGTCGCGGCCTCGGTCAATCTGGTCGAGGACGGCGTGCGTGTGCTGAACTGGAGTTGGGGTATTCACCGCGTCGGCACGCTCGACGTGGACGGCGAGAAGATCGATTCACTGGTGCGCTCCGGCGTGGCGATGAGCGGCTATGAAGAACTGCTTGAGGAATTCTTCCTCTGGTTGCGCCGCGAGCATCCGGACGTGCTGGTGGTGAACTCCGCCGGTAACGGATCGGCGCATTCCGGCCAGGACGACTATCGGCTGCCCTCCTCCTTTATCACTGACCAACTGCTGGTGGTGGGCGCGCATCAGCGCGACTTCGGCAAGAACGTACCGGTTGACCACCCGGACTACGTGACCAAGCGCCCATCGTCCAATATCGACATGCGAGTCGATATCACCGCTTCGGCATGCACCCGAGCGGCAACGCTGGAACTCGGCAAGCGCGGTGAGGTGCATTGCGGCACCTCGTATGCCACGCCAATGGTGACGGGGGTCGTCGGTGCGATGCTGTCGATCAACCCGGCCCTCGAGCCGGCACAGCTGCGTGAACTGCTGCGTCGAAGCGCGCTCACCATCGGCCGCAACAGCGACTTCGAAGCAGTAGAAGCCGATGACCTGACCGCGCCGATCCTGCCATCTGAGCGCAGCTACCAGCTCGACAATCAGGACATTGGCCGCTCCGCTCGCCTGGACATGCGCAAAGCATTAGAACTGACTGTCGACAGCCTGCAACAGGTTCGTTGA
- a CDS encoding cellulase: MLVKATVSTRNVLLGAALFAATLGMISPIQTAHAAAASTASALQTVATAKVNDFTGPQWLKGSWRQSAGLSIPATAANKAAFKKGAQVRTADGQVRTVKVVYFSGAHMSVMLSGATLNASNNGHPKSVSALGASAAAGSAVTAPSNNVAADTSSHSSAINNYTNNDWLNGVWRRSAGFSIPASSANRSAFNVGSSVKLADGQVRKINAVYVSGKNMSLMLSGATLSGKLGYPNKLLSATSSSAPASPIAPSKPATPAPEPVAGQPAAGSSMTTALNAFNGGDFVNGVYNTSKFVGISVKATAENKAAFHKGAKIRFFGGQVRTIKLIYHSGGNMTVMVDGGPIDGKAVGYPRTVSVSSTGFSNTSPSAGSTAPPADGLAPANPINLVGINLAGAEFGADVALPGVYLKQYIYPGEADFKRYAERNLKLVRLPFRWERIQPRLNGELNSVELGRMLATLDHAKKYNMQVILDMHNYYRYHGKMIGSNEVPVSAFADAWRRIAQKVANHPAVYGYGLMNEPHTTNGKWPAAALAAAKSIRILDADNWVVIAGDRWSSAFHWPSYNTQLVKDSWMRDPNNNLMFEAHLYFDKDYSGYYTNRYEKYDPMIGVVRAKPFVEWLTRYRLRGFIGEHGAPDFSPSAVVAMDNLLQYLGQHCIPSTYWAAGPWWGDYALSLDVKSGKPRPQLPILQKHAANKSCGAVGPLR; encoded by the coding sequence ATGCTCGTCAAAGCGACGGTTAGCACACGTAACGTGCTGCTCGGTGCTGCGTTATTCGCAGCCACTCTAGGCATGATCAGCCCCATACAGACGGCCCACGCCGCTGCAGCCTCAACGGCTTCCGCTCTGCAGACAGTCGCCACTGCCAAGGTCAATGACTTCACCGGTCCGCAATGGCTCAAAGGTAGCTGGCGCCAGTCGGCCGGTCTTTCGATCCCAGCCACAGCAGCCAATAAAGCAGCGTTCAAGAAAGGCGCCCAGGTCCGGACGGCAGACGGGCAGGTCCGCACCGTCAAAGTGGTTTACTTTTCAGGCGCCCACATGAGCGTGATGCTCTCGGGGGCGACGCTGAATGCATCCAACAATGGCCATCCGAAAAGTGTCTCGGCCCTTGGCGCAAGTGCCGCTGCAGGTAGTGCCGTAACTGCGCCCAGCAACAACGTCGCAGCTGATACTTCATCCCACAGCAGCGCAATTAACAACTACACCAATAACGACTGGTTGAATGGTGTATGGCGCAGGTCGGCAGGTTTTTCGATTCCCGCCAGCAGCGCGAACCGCTCGGCCTTCAACGTCGGCTCCTCGGTGAAGTTGGCTGACGGCCAGGTGCGCAAGATCAACGCCGTGTATGTGTCCGGCAAAAACATGAGCCTAATGCTTTCTGGCGCGACCCTAAGCGGCAAACTCGGCTACCCGAACAAGCTGCTCTCAGCCACCAGCAGCAGTGCCCCGGCTTCGCCAATTGCTCCAAGCAAGCCCGCTACTCCGGCGCCAGAGCCGGTCGCTGGCCAGCCTGCAGCCGGCTCCTCCATGACGACTGCACTCAACGCCTTTAACGGCGGCGATTTCGTCAACGGCGTGTACAACACCAGCAAATTCGTCGGCATTTCGGTCAAGGCGACGGCGGAGAACAAGGCGGCATTCCACAAGGGCGCGAAAATCCGTTTCTTCGGCGGCCAGGTGCGCACCATCAAGCTGATCTACCATTCCGGCGGCAACATGACCGTCATGGTCGATGGCGGCCCTATCGACGGCAAGGCTGTAGGTTATCCCCGTACCGTCTCGGTTAGCAGCACCGGCTTCAGCAATACGAGCCCAAGCGCTGGCAGCACAGCCCCCCCTGCCGACGGACTGGCGCCGGCGAATCCGATCAATCTGGTCGGCATCAACCTGGCCGGCGCGGAGTTCGGTGCAGATGTCGCACTGCCCGGTGTGTACCTGAAGCAGTACATCTATCCAGGAGAGGCTGACTTCAAGCGTTACGCTGAGCGCAATCTGAAGCTGGTGCGCCTGCCGTTTCGCTGGGAACGGATTCAGCCGCGACTCAACGGCGAGCTGAACAGCGTTGAGCTTGGCCGCATGTTGGCAACGCTAGACCATGCAAAGAAATACAACATGCAGGTCATCCTCGACATGCATAACTACTACCGCTACCACGGCAAGATGATCGGATCTAACGAGGTGCCAGTGAGCGCGTTTGCCGATGCGTGGCGGCGTATTGCACAAAAGGTCGCTAACCACCCGGCAGTCTACGGCTACGGCTTGATGAACGAGCCCCACACCACCAATGGTAAGTGGCCCGCTGCCGCACTGGCTGCTGCAAAAAGTATCCGCATCCTGGACGCCGACAACTGGGTCGTCATCGCGGGCGATCGCTGGTCAAGCGCCTTCCATTGGCCGTCCTACAACACTCAGCTGGTGAAGGACTCATGGATGCGCGACCCAAACAACAACCTGATGTTCGAGGCCCATCTTTATTTCGATAAGGATTACTCGGGCTATTACACCAACCGCTACGAGAAGTACGACCCGATGATTGGCGTGGTTCGCGCAAAACCCTTCGTCGAGTGGCTGACCCGATATCGTCTGCGGGGCTTCATCGGTGAGCACGGGGCGCCGGACTTCTCACCATCGGCCGTGGTTGCCATGGACAACCTTCTCCAGTACCTGGGCCAGCATTGCATTCCCAGTACGTATTGGGCAGCCGGGCCTTGGTGGGGCGACTATGCGTTGTCGCTGGACGTAAAAAGCGGCAAACCTCGCCCTCAGTTGCCGATATTGCAGAAACACGCCGCTAACAAATCTTGCGGGGCCGTTGGTCCGCTGCGGTAA
- a CDS encoding transcriptional regulator → MTYDWDLMLRLLREAQKSGNESFAPRQYADEHALAAEEAGQPMPNMDSLKAEAQNYESLLFEGGFMVTRPEEQGGNGENFVLTDRGVRLMEMLEGGAGRTENRRRLDEKGEAALTPEVFDSLAAAG, encoded by the coding sequence ATGACCTACGACTGGGACTTGATGCTACGCCTGCTGCGCGAAGCGCAGAAATCCGGAAACGAGAGCTTCGCGCCACGTCAGTACGCTGACGAGCATGCTTTGGCGGCGGAAGAGGCCGGCCAGCCAATGCCCAACATGGATTCCTTGAAGGCTGAGGCGCAAAACTACGAGAGCCTGCTGTTCGAAGGTGGTTTCATGGTGACGCGTCCGGAGGAGCAAGGCGGCAATGGCGAGAATTTCGTGCTGACTGATCGAGGCGTGCGCCTGATGGAGATGCTTGAGGGTGGGGCAGGTCGAACCGAGAACCGTCGCCGTCTGGACGAAAAAGGTGAGGCGGCTTTGACCCCGGAAGTATTCGACAGCTTAGCGGCAGCAGGCTAG
- a CDS encoding ATP-dependent helicase: MFDQFALHERLLKAVAELKFVEPTPVQVAAIPPALEGRDLRVTAQTGSGKTAAFVLPMLNRLIGDAVVRTDVRALILLPTRELAQQTLKEVERFSQFTFIKSAMITGGEDFKVQAAILRKVPDILVGTPGRMIEHLNAGTLILKDVELLILDEADRMLDMGFAEDVQRLVGECAKRQQTLLFSATSGGAALREMSAAVLRDPLHLQLNRVSELNEGTRQQIITAENTEHKEKLVHWLLANETYKKAVIFTNTRVQADRLYGRLVAEGVKAFVLHGDKDQKDRKLAIDRVKEGGVKVLVATDVAARGLDIEGLDLVINFDMPRSGDEYVHRIGRTGRAGAEGLAISLICHNDWNLMSSIERYLKQRFEHRVIKGLKGSYMGPKNLKASGKAAGTKKKKDDKKKTADKKGKAAAKPVAKRPKNAKREAPASPLVSQDGLAPLRRKKPAAE; the protein is encoded by the coding sequence TTGTTTGACCAATTCGCCCTCCACGAACGCCTGCTCAAGGCGGTCGCCGAACTCAAATTCGTCGAGCCGACCCCGGTGCAGGTAGCGGCTATCCCCCCCGCGCTGGAAGGGCGTGATCTGCGGGTGACGGCCCAGACCGGCAGTGGCAAGACCGCCGCCTTCGTGCTGCCAATGCTCAATCGGCTGATCGGCGATGCCGTGGTGCGTACCGATGTACGTGCGCTGATCTTGCTTCCGACCCGTGAGCTGGCCCAACAGACGCTCAAGGAAGTCGAACGCTTCTCGCAGTTCACCTTTATCAAGTCGGCGATGATCACCGGCGGCGAGGACTTCAAGGTCCAGGCGGCGATCCTGCGCAAGGTGCCGGACATCCTCGTCGGCACACCAGGTCGCATGATCGAACATCTCAACGCCGGTACCCTGATCCTCAAGGATGTCGAGTTGCTGATCCTTGACGAAGCCGACCGTATGCTCGACATGGGCTTCGCCGAAGACGTGCAGCGCCTGGTGGGAGAATGTGCCAAGCGTCAGCAGACCCTGTTGTTCTCGGCTACCAGCGGGGGCGCCGCGCTGCGCGAAATGAGCGCCGCCGTGTTGCGTGATCCGTTGCACCTGCAGCTCAACCGCGTTAGCGAGCTCAACGAAGGTACGCGCCAGCAGATCATCACGGCCGAAAACACCGAGCACAAAGAAAAGCTGGTGCATTGGCTGCTGGCCAACGAGACCTACAAGAAAGCCGTGATTTTCACCAACACCCGCGTACAGGCAGACCGTCTCTATGGCCGTCTGGTCGCGGAAGGCGTGAAGGCCTTCGTTCTACATGGCGACAAGGATCAGAAAGACCGAAAGCTGGCCATCGACCGGGTCAAGGAAGGCGGGGTCAAGGTGCTGGTGGCCACCGATGTGGCCGCGCGTGGGCTGGATATCGAAGGTCTGGATCTGGTGATCAACTTCGACATGCCGCGTTCGGGCGATGAATATGTACACCGGATCGGCCGCACCGGCCGCGCTGGGGCTGAAGGCTTGGCCATCTCGCTAATCTGCCACAACGACTGGAATCTGATGTCGAGCATCGAGCGCTACCTCAAGCAGCGCTTCGAACACCGCGTCATTAAAGGCCTGAAAGGCAGCTATATGGGGCCGAAGAATCTAAAGGCCTCGGGCAAAGCCGCCGGCACCAAGAAGAAAAAGGACGACAAGAAAAAAACCGCGGACAAGAAGGGCAAGGCCGCAGCCAAGCCAGTAGCCAAGCGACCGAAGAACGCCAAACGCGAAGCGCCGGCGTCACCGCTCGTCAGTCAAGACGGTCTCGCGCCCCTGCGGCGGAAAAAGCCCGCAGCAGAATGA
- a CDS encoding 3-phosphoglycerate kinase yields MKRLCFAALVIFPLSALAVSYPVDLEQELNGAEVLASTETIDRDMAGLVLQNLGDRPVECTASFRNGPEMPRTRRVTLESGERKPMTAKFKRDVIRLRIKLTCEPQ; encoded by the coding sequence ATGAAAAGACTCTGCTTCGCTGCGCTCGTCATCTTCCCACTGAGTGCGCTTGCCGTCAGCTACCCCGTGGACCTCGAGCAGGAGCTCAACGGCGCCGAGGTGCTGGCGAGCACCGAGACCATCGACCGCGATATGGCTGGCCTGGTACTGCAGAACCTTGGGGACCGCCCGGTCGAGTGTACCGCCTCGTTTCGCAATGGGCCGGAAATGCCGCGCACCCGACGGGTCACGCTCGAGTCAGGGGAACGCAAGCCCATGACCGCCAAGTTCAAGCGCGATGTGATCCGCCTGCGCATCAAGCTGACCTGCGAGCCTCAGTGA
- a CDS encoding LysR family transcriptional regulator, which translates to MKVPRVTLDQWRTLQAVIDHGGFAQAAEMLHRSQSSVSYTVARMQEQLGVPLLRIDGRKAVLTDAGEVLLRRSRQLVNQAGQLEELAHHMEQGWEAEVRLVVDAAYPNAKLIRALTAFMPQSRGCRVRLREEVLSGVEEVLKDGTADLAISGLDITGYLGQELGTVEFIAVAHPNHSLHQLQRKLSVQDLQSQMQVVVRDSGQRQPRDSGWLGAEQRWTVGSLATSVGFVSSGLGFAWLPRHMIHRELAEGALKPLPLVQGSVRRPLFYLYTNPDKPLGPATQILIDLIRTYDAQAQSPVQPVSNTKHDG; encoded by the coding sequence ATGAAAGTGCCCCGTGTGACCCTTGATCAATGGCGAACCCTGCAGGCGGTGATCGACCACGGCGGCTTCGCCCAGGCCGCTGAAATGCTGCATCGTTCGCAATCCTCGGTGAGCTATACGGTGGCGCGCATGCAAGAGCAATTAGGCGTCCCCCTGTTACGTATCGATGGCCGCAAGGCGGTACTGACCGATGCCGGTGAGGTGCTTTTGCGCCGCTCCCGGCAGCTGGTCAACCAGGCCGGGCAACTGGAAGAGCTGGCGCACCACATGGAGCAAGGCTGGGAAGCTGAAGTGCGGCTAGTGGTCGATGCCGCCTACCCCAACGCCAAGCTGATCCGTGCGCTGACCGCGTTCATGCCACAAAGCCGAGGTTGCCGGGTGCGGCTGCGTGAAGAAGTGCTGTCCGGTGTTGAAGAGGTCCTAAAGGACGGCACGGCGGATCTGGCGATCAGCGGTCTGGATATCACCGGCTACCTTGGCCAGGAACTGGGCACTGTCGAATTCATCGCTGTCGCGCACCCCAACCACTCGCTGCATCAGCTGCAACGCAAGCTCAGCGTCCAGGATCTACAAAGCCAGATGCAGGTGGTGGTGCGCGATTCCGGCCAGCGCCAGCCGCGCGACAGCGGCTGGCTGGGGGCCGAACAACGCTGGACGGTCGGCAGCCTGGCCACTTCGGTCGGCTTCGTCAGCAGTGGCCTGGGCTTTGCCTGGCTACCTCGGCACATGATTCATCGCGAACTGGCCGAAGGAGCCCTCAAGCCGCTGCCTCTGGTCCAGGGCAGCGTTCGCAGGCCACTCTTCTACCTCTACACGAACCCCGACAAACCGCTCGGTCCGGCCACACAGATTCTCATTGACCTGATCAGGACGTACGATGCACAAGCGCAATCGCCTGTTCAGCCGGTGAGCAACACCAAGCACGACGGCTGA
- a CDS encoding peptidylprolyl isomerase A, translated as MKRLALAACSLLLAGNLFAAENPHVLLNTSMGEIEIELEAEKAPVSVKNFLEYVESGFYDGTVFHRVIPGFMIQGGGFNEGLSQKKTREPIKNEADNGLHNVRGTLAMARTQNVDSATSQFFINHRDNDFLDHGSRDFGYAVFAKVVRGMDVVDQIAQVPTGNRSMMQNVPLTPVKIVSAKKL; from the coding sequence ATGAAACGACTCGCACTCGCCGCCTGCTCACTGCTGCTCGCCGGCAACCTGTTCGCCGCGGAGAATCCTCACGTACTGCTAAACACCAGCATGGGCGAAATCGAAATCGAGCTGGAGGCCGAAAAGGCCCCGGTCAGCGTGAAGAACTTTCTCGAATATGTCGAAAGCGGCTTCTACGACGGCACCGTCTTTCACCGCGTGATCCCTGGTTTCATGATCCAGGGCGGCGGCTTTAACGAGGGCCTGAGCCAGAAGAAGACCCGTGAGCCGATCAAGAACGAGGCCGACAACGGTCTGCACAACGTACGTGGCACCCTCGCCATGGCGCGCACACAGAACGTCGACTCGGCGACCAGTCAGTTCTTCATCAACCACCGTGACAATGACTTCCTTGACCATGGCAGCCGCGACTTCGGCTATGCGGTATTCGCCAAGGTGGTGCGCGGCATGGACGTGGTCGACCAGATCGCCCAGGTGCCGACCGGCAACCGCAGCATGATGCAGAACGTACCGCTGACGCCGGTCAAGATTGTCTCAGCGAAGAAACTCTGA
- a CDS encoding diguanylate cyclase, translating to MSEQNMLNTAEGEAQLLQDLLSAERAGAKVAGESLQQCNDPTQQKLLEQIRQGEVDSCRLVLNCMNHLNIEPNRETGAFYGKAMAIESLDERLTFVDRGQQWVIRKLREYLPGCDDDFIRTELEKMLKIHEINSQAA from the coding sequence ATGAGTGAACAGAACATGCTGAACACCGCCGAAGGGGAAGCACAACTGCTTCAAGACCTGCTGAGCGCGGAGCGCGCCGGGGCCAAGGTCGCCGGTGAAAGCCTGCAGCAGTGTAACGATCCAACCCAGCAGAAGTTGCTCGAGCAGATCCGCCAGGGCGAGGTCGACAGCTGCCGGCTGGTCCTGAACTGCATGAATCATCTGAACATCGAGCCCAACCGCGAAACCGGCGCGTTTTACGGTAAGGCCATGGCCATCGAGTCGCTGGACGAGCGCCTGACCTTCGTTGACCGCGGCCAGCAGTGGGTGATCCGCAAGTTGCGTGAGTACCTGCCCGGCTGCGACGATGATTTCATCCGCACGGAGCTGGAAAAAATGCTGAAGATTCACGAGATCAACAGCCAGGCCGCCTGA